From Glycine soja cultivar W05 chromosome 4, ASM419377v2, whole genome shotgun sequence, the proteins below share one genomic window:
- the LOC114409495 gene encoding uncharacterized protein LOC114409495, with protein sequence MKLLFVEMGVGYDLHGQDMTTAAMRPCRDAISANSIPAFRKGNIPRVTSDHMKLHVKLGVPHPLQQNLDKDKISGQIMNFEVVDGGLVCSTEEIPEKNDDCYIVNAAVYVGY encoded by the exons ATGAagcttttgtttgttgaaatgggTGTTGGCTATGACCTTCATGg TCAGGACATGACAACTGCCGCAATGAGACCATGCAGAGATGCAATTTCTGCCAATTCAATTCCAGCTTTCCGTAAAG GTAACATCCCTCGTGTTACATCTGATCACATGAAATTGCATGTCAAACTGGGGGTGCCTCATCCTCTGCAACAAAATTTGGACAAGGATAAAATTAG CGGACAAATCATGAACTTTGAAGTAGTGGATGGTGGACTTGTGTGCTCAACTGAAGAAATCCCCGAAAAGAACGATGACTGCTACATTGTTAATGCTGCTGTATATGTTGGCTACTAG